Below is a window of Oreochromis aureus strain Israel breed Guangdong linkage group 4, ZZ_aureus, whole genome shotgun sequence DNA.
AAAAGGGCAAGTGCACTTAGTATGCTTAGATAAGGTTCTCTTTTATGTGTGTATTATAGGTGTACCTAATttagaaagagacaaaacatttaTTGTATTCTGCTCTCTGGCATGCCTAAATTGTACCGCAACAAAAATTTGTGAGCGAAATATCCAGAAGTGTTGTGATAATGTCTCTCTTCTGTGTTTTCATCCAATCAAACTAAACCTACCAATTATTCTCTCCACAACAGATGAGCGCCCATCTGTAATTGAGCTTGGGCACTTTTCCCCCTCGACGAGTTGCCATCTACAGGAGCTGTGGGAGCCAGAGTCGCCATGGAGACAGTGGTGATTGTGGCAATCGGGGTATTGGCCACCATATTCCTGGCCTCCTTTGTTGCCCTGGTGGTGGTGTGCAGACACCGCTACTGCCACCCGCACGACTTGCTACACCACTTCGACTCCAAGTCAGTGAATCAGCACAAAGCCTCTAAATCTATGAGACATGAGTTTCTTCCAGTTGAATTCAGGTTCCCAAAAATTTTACCACAATTCAAGTTTTTTGAAGTAAGAGAAATATCCGTACTGTACTTGATACATTCATCTGGCATTTTTGTTATATACATAGaacagtaataaaataaaaaacatctgGTTTTATTAATTTAGAAGTGCACCCTATTTATTCACTTTGTCTTGGGACTTACCAGCATTTGACAAGGCTTGTAAATACCGGGTTGGACCCCATTTACTTTTACAACTACCTGAATTTTTTGTGTTACATAGTTCCAACTAGTTGCTGGAAACATTGCTAAGAGATCTTTCTCCATACTGACATCATAGCATTGCACATTtcctgcagatttgtcagctgcacatagaTGATGCAAATCCTCTATTCCCTTAGTGTTATTCTGCTGGAAGTAATCAgtagatgggtacactgtggtcataaagggatggagatGGTCTGGAAGCCTGTGCGGTTTAAACAACTCTCAGTTGGTACCAAGTGGCCCAAAATGTGCCAAGGAAATACCCAACACTCCCAATAGCCTGAACTGTTTATACAAGGCAGAATAGATCCATGTTTTCTTGGTTTACTCCAAATTCcaaccctaccatctgaatgccACAATGGAAATTGAGACAGACAGTTTTGGTGAGCTTGTGACAAtcatagcctcagtttcctgttctttgtTGATAGAATGGTACCcaatgtggtcttctgctgctgtagcctatATGTTGAGTGCATACCACGATTGTAACAAGTAGTTAACTGGGTTACTGTTGCCTTCTCGTCAGCTTAAAACAGTCTGGCTAGTCTCCTCTGACTTCTGGTAGCAACAATGTATTTTCTTCCAGAGAATACCTgcatattttcccttttttaaaaaaaattggacTATTCTTAGTAAACCCTAAAGATGGTAGTGTGACACAATGCCAGTAGAACAGTGGTTTCTAAAGTACTTGGACCAGCCAGCCTGGAATCAACAACTACTCCATGTTCATTATCACTCAAAGCACCTTTCGTCCCCATTCTGATCTTCGGTTTGAACTTCATCAGGTCGTCTTGATCATGTTTAAATGCAGTGACAGATGCAATGCAAtcgtgtgattggctgattagatatttggattaacaagcagttgaagaggtgtatctaataaagtgtCTGGTAATTGTAAATCAGGCCTTTCATCGTAATAATCTGGGCATGTAGGAATATAATTTGGCCTTAACAAATGAATTTAATATGATTTAAATTAATAACAGTCCATTACCATTTAATCACTTTAATCAGATTAAATCTGATTAACAGAGTAGACCTCATTTTAAGGAACAGGGTTTGTGTCTGTTCAGCATTTAGTCAtttggtttttaaaaagttcTTATTTCTTAAGTGTTTTGATATTGCTGTGCTTGatagccaccatctaccggaaccaaattccttgtatttgtctgcacatatacttggccaataaacacgattctgattctgattctgattctgattctgatattgCAACACATATATGTAAATGCTAAATAATCCCCAATCTGCAGTTACCCTCTGCTGTAATGAGTCTTTATTTAGCTTCCTCTTAATTTCTGTTTCACAGACCCACAGTGGATCTGATTGGGGCCATGGAGACCCAGAGCGAACCTTCTGAGCTGGAGCTGGATGATGTAGTCATCACTAACCCTCACATTGAAGCAATCTTAGAGAATGAGGACTGGATAGAGGATGCCTCGTATGTCTTACACGTGTCATTGTAGAACTATAGAAGTTTACAGCTTTTATGCATCTACTGTTTTCTGTCAGGGATGGCAAATAATTTCTTGAGTTTTCTTTTCTCCAACAGTGGTTTGGTGTCTCACTGTATCTCTATCCTGAAGGTAACAGAAATATTTAACTTACTGATTTAGCTCTAACTTTAATTTATATGTCTGTTTAGATTGAGTAGGCATATCCCTTCAAAGTCTTGAAGGGTTTTCTGACTTGAGAATGTCTCGGTTGTCAGCTCCTGTTTGTTTAAGCCACAAAAGCAACTTGTTGTCTACTAAGCATTAAAGTTAAATATTGAGATTTAATGACGTTTATGTAACTTTCTAATTGCTAGATGTTATTAACTTGGCTAACTTGCTGCTGTTACAATTACTTCCACCTATAGATCTGCCACACTTTGACTGAAAAGCTGGTTGCGATGACGATGGGCTCAGGGGCAAAAGTTAAAGCACCAGCCAGCCTGAGTGATATTATCACTGTGGCTAAGCGGATCAGCCCAAGGTAACGTGGTACACTCTTTATAACTTTATCTCGTAACTAAGATGGACTGACTGTCTTTTATCGTTGTCCGTCTCACAGGGTGGATGACGTAGTCAGATCTATGTACCCTCCTCTGGATCCAATCCTCTTGGATGCCAGGTAATTTGATCTATTTTTCCAGAGAGGTGTGACTTCGATAGCCTAATGCAAAAGACTTTCAGCTTCAGTGATTGGTTAGGTGCCTGAAGAAGCCAGGAAGGAGTGACAACATGACTTGATTTATCTGTAATAATTTTGGAGCCAAATGGATGATAGAGGTTGGGATAAAAATGCTTTTCTTCCTTCAGCAGCTCATTGATTTGAATACgtttgttttattcattctCAGGGCCACCGCTCTCCTCCTTTCTGTCAGCCACCTGGTCCTGGTCACCCGCAACGCCTGTCACATGTCCGGCAGTTTAGACTGGATCGACCAGTCACTCCATGCGGCGGAAGATCACATGGTGGTTTTGCGTGAAGCAGCACTAGCTTCCGAACCAGAACGATGCATACCTGGAGCTGATGCTCAGAGAGAACAGGCCATCTAATGCAAACCACCTGGTTCGTCTGAAGAGTCAAAAAGGCACACTACCCAAAATCATTATTCATTCCAGATAAAAGGTTGTGATCATAGATGCAAGGAccatgaaatatttttaaagtaacttcACTACACCTGCATAGTGATATTTTCAAAGTAGATCTCTCAGGCTGACACACAGACATTTTTATGTAACCCTACAGCAGATATTTTTACAGCAGAATGTCTTTGGAAATGTCTTCGAGTGTGCCATCACTGAGCGGTGGGCCTAAATCCAGCCTAACCAGGCCTGCATAGTCACATGGTGGCTTAGTCAGCTAATCCATTTTGAGGAAAATAATACCCATTACCCAGTGAACCCAAAAGGGGCTCACTGGGTGAATTGAAGACTAACCCGAGATGGTTCCAATTTTGGAGGTCAGCTAGACgtgaatgtttaaaaaaaaaaaaaaaaaatccctcagaTAGTCTTATGCTGTTAAAAATCACCCAACTGTGAATTTTCTAAGATCAGCAGCAAAGGATTTAGATATTATTaccacagggaaaaaaaaaaaaagaagatttttctagttgtgtttCTTCCTCTTGAAAGTTTTTAGCCACACTGGCAAATCTTAATATTAATTCAGGTATTGCTATGCTGGTCTTACAATGAAGTTCTCAGTAGTTTGTTTggcaaaaaagaaacatgtacAGACAGATTGTAGAAGAACCCCAAACAATGTTTTAATTCTTTGACTTATTCTTGAGAGATTCCTCAACAACTTACCATGAAAGATGGTATAAGATGATTATCAAGCACAGGCCAAGAATGGCTGATTTCAAGCCAGCCCACTATTGCGGACTGCTCGTCTGTTATACATATATTATCAATTCTTGCATAGGAAATGTTGTTTAAggtggttgttacatttgcTGCACATGTGCACATCACTTTGCATTATCCACTGTCAGACTTAATCTCGTCAGTTGTCATTTAGGAACCTTATTTTCTGTGACAGTCGTTCTCCAGAAGTAGAGCCATattgtaaaatataaattactctagatggaaaaaacaaatcttAGCCTAATTAGCAAAGATTAGCATGCTATtattagcatgttagcattttCTCTCCAGTGACTCTGGACTTTGTCATTGCTAGACAGTAAGTCAAGAAATGCtgacaacaaaatgaaaaaaaaaaaaatgtctcgaACTCAGCCATATTATGCTAAATATTAGCATGCTAGCACTGTCAATATGAGCATGTTAACAAAATAGTAGGGgttctttttgtttgctactcttgtttctgttttgttttggggtcttttgtttttttttttttgttagagaTGGACAATGAACCAACCTGAGAGTGACatcttaaaaacaaataactaAAAATTGCTGTAGCTGTAGCGTCCGTTTCTATGTGCATActaccaaaaaagaaaaaaaaacacaaacattaaagTAGACCGACATTCACATCAAAATTTGTTAAGCGATACATGTGTTacattgtttttcctttaataaatAATGGGCTTCCATGCATCATTGAGAGATACAGTATGTCTTTGTGTACTGCTGCGTTATGAGGATGTTTGGAACAGTGTGTTGATTGAGGTGAAACTGAATTAGCGTGTTGCTTTGAGCTAAAGGGACGTTATTGGAGCATGTCTACCTGTCCCTTCATGCATAGCTAATAGTGAATCCCCAAGGAGCCTTAATAAGGCATCGCTCCCAGCCACAATGAGCACGTTGGCCACAGCTACAATACACATGGCACAAAGCTTTGTGCACACAAGGCTTCCAGACAAATGAACACATCAGTGTGACACATGATTGTAAAGTACACGTCACAGATTACAATAGTTATACACTCTTATTTTAAGATTCTTGCGGCAATCGTTATGTAGGGAAAAAGAATCAAAATTGAGGAAAAACTGCAGCTCAGACCATATTGATGGAAAGATATTGATCAAGGAAGAAACATTTAGGAAGTGGTTAGCcttttttgtctgtttacaTTGTTTATTAGCATTAATCTTTTTTGTAAGCACtcctatgttttttttccaatgtTTGTTACTGATGTCCTTATTTTACTCCCATATAACcttttttattatctttcacTGATTTGTACAGAcagtaaaaagttttttttttttctctcaaccaTTTGGTAGCTTCAAAGAATGTCCAATAAAAAGTCCACACACTAATTTGACATAAATAAAAGTGATCTCTTTGTAGTTTTATTATGCTGTGAGCAATCCTTTGTGTGGAAACATGGTTCTTATGTCCCCCCATGCCATTTTCCTTTCGCAGCAGACAAGGAAGTCTCTGCTGTCAGAGCATCAGTCAGCCTCCAGTTTATTTCATTGTCTAACAAAACAGCCCTTTGCTTTTCTTCAGATCAATTTGCTTCCAGCTTGGGAGGGAGGCATATTCATCTCTCTTCATTTCCAAAATAGTCTGAAACATAATTGAAGTAATTTATTTATGGAGGAGACAAAGTAGAAATCAATTTTTAAATCCAATACAAATGTAAACATTAAAGTTGTGGCAAAACTTCCTCTCTATATTTATCATTAGCTTATAAACATGAGAGCACGTTCAGCATTTTCATTCGGAAAATCTGGTGAAGGCTGAAGCCTGCTGGTCAGGGGACATCACTGCAAGCTGGTGACATCATCCATCAGTTTACCTGAAAATCCTCGTTGGACAGGTAGACCTCCAGGCGCTGGGGGTCCACTCCTTCAGGAAGGGGGCTCCGCAGCAGCTCCTCCAGAGGATACTGGGTCTTCATGAGCTGGGCCAGGGCGTCCTGCACCAAGGTCAGCTTCGCTCGCCCTGTATCACCCTGAGTCACACCCAGTGAGTGAGATATGGCAAAAAAAATAGACATTAAATGTGTATTCTGTAAATTTCCGCAATGCTTGAAGATGTATTTAAGCCATTTGTTACCTTAGTTACTGACAATTTTTTGCCAATTGccaatgtttttttgtgttgccACATTCGACCTGTGACTGACACATGATGCCCTTTCTTAACTAATGACCACACTGAGGGGACTCATGAAGGTGGGGCTGACCACTTTCAGATATGAGAGGTTCTCCACAGGTAATGTTTAAAGTTTTGAACCATGtgcaaaataatgtaaaaaatattaGTCACCGAGATCCCCCTAAAAAATTATTTACAAtaatttcctttttaaaattcacagagaagcaacaacaaaaaattaacCTTGATTCTTGTGTGTGACCTTAAAGTTTTAAAACCACAGATATCACTTCTGCAACTTTAATCTAAATTTTtcttatataaataaagtttaaggAACAATTAGACCCTCACTTCCTTAGTGTTATAGTCATTTCGAGACCTGTAATGTAAGGACAAGGCAATAGAATAAGAGTGAAAGAAGGAAAGCTTTGCAATGAACCTTTTTTATCCCCAGACATCAACATGAATTATGAATTTATCCAACCTCTGTTTCATTTGTGATGAGCATGATTAAATCTAAAGTACCAAACACATATAGTGTTGTGATCTTGGTTAGCAGCTGCACAGCTTCTCCTCTGGCACCCTGCACGCAGGTGGTTGAAAACAGTGGAGGAGACCGAAGTATTAGaacttgtttttgtatttagaaAAGGTGCTGCTCATTGGCTAACTTATCTTAGATGCTACAAGGTCGCCTTCTTCTATGACACAGTTAAGATTTGCACATAAGCCCTAAAAAGCAATGCTTTTTAATGTTCACAAAGTGGGAAGAAATATTGATTAGACAAGATTCAGAGGTTGTTAAAATTAAACCAAATTATAACATTTGAGCTCATTTCTGGATAAACGTGTTCGTACCTGTGCATGAGGTTCAAGGCTTTTCTCCCAGCGTGGGAAGACATTAGTGAAGGTGAGAGGCTCAGCCCCCTCGAGGATGAGATATGCATGTGGCGGCCTTCtctggtttatttctgggatacagaataaacaattttaaaattcATCAGGAATCTGCAATACCTTTACTTCCAGGCAGTTCTGCATGAAACCAACTCCTCTCCCTCAGTTCTTACTACCTTTGCAGTACTGCAGCGCTGTCTGCATGGCACACTTCCTCTCATGATGCCAGAGTCTCCAGGCTGAGGAGCTCTCTGTCTGCTCAGGCTGACCTCTCTGCCACAAGTAGACCTCCAGACGGTTGTCAAGCAGGAACAAAGCTGGCACGCAGACAACAAAGAGGGAAATTGCGCAATAAAGTGGAATTACATtagattgtgtttgtttgattttcccAGAGATGTT
It encodes the following:
- the tmem98 gene encoding transmembrane protein 98; protein product: METVVIVAIGVLATIFLASFVALVVVCRHRYCHPHDLLHHFDSKPTVDLIGAMETQSEPSELELDDVVITNPHIEAILENEDWIEDASGLVSHCISILKICHTLTEKLVAMTMGSGAKVKAPASLSDIITVAKRISPRVDDVVRSMYPPLDPILLDARATALLLSVSHLVLVTRNACHMSGSLDWIDQSLHAAEDHMVVLREAALASEPERCIPGADAQREQAI